The genomic stretch AAACttgtttcttccaaaatatccatagcatatttccgTTGAGAAATCATCAAACCATCTATAGATTGGgctacctcaatacccaagaaATAACGAAGCttaccaagatcttttgtctgaaATTGATTTGAGAGATGTTGCTTTAACTGGAGTATACCCTGCTGATCACTACCAgttatgacaatatcatctacatacacaataagataaatacaccCTTGGACTGAGTGACGATAAAAAAACAGAATGGTCTGGTTCACTACGGACCATACCAAATTGTTGTACTACAGTGCTGAATCTGCCAAACCAAGCTCTCGGAGAttgcttaagaccataaagagacATGTGTAACCTACACACCATATTCGATGACTCCTCCTGAGCAACAAATCCAGGTGGTTActccatatatacttcctcttcaagatcaccatgtaaaaaagcattttttatgtcaagttgatgaagaggcCAATGTCGAATGGATGCAATGGCTAGAAGAAGTCTAACAGATGTCATCTTGGCTACAGGCGAGAAGGTATCACTATAATCCAATCCAATATGAGTGTATCCTTTGGCTACCAAGCGAGCTTTAAATCGATCAATCTTACCATCTGGACCAACCTTCAATGTATAAATCCAACGACAACCTACTAAAGATCTCCCATGGGGTAGAGGAACCAGTTCCCAGGTACCACTGCTTTGAAGAGcacacatttcatcaatcattgCTTGCCTTCACTCAGGGTGAGACAATGCTTCACATGGAGTTTTAGGAATAGAAacagaagacaaagaagacaaacaagtatactacaaaggggaaagacgatgataacataaatcaatataatgTGGAGAAGGATTTCGTGTTTGACGTATACCTTTTCGAAGGGCAATCGGAAGATCGGACTCAGGTTGCAGGATCAGATCCGGTGATGTCGGAGGCATCGGAGGAGAGTCTGCAATGACCTCAAGGATAGGTATGACCTCAAGGACAGGTATGACCTCAGGGACAGGGATGACAGGCGTTGGGTGACGACGCTGATATGTTTGAAGTGGTCGAGAAGTGGGTGGGTCAGGAGCCCTAGACTGATGGGGGTAATGGTAGGCGGGACATTAATAACTACCGGAAAAGATGTGGGAGTACTTTCTTGAATGGGTTCTGGAGTTACGTGACTAGACTCGAAATATGGAACTGACTCGAAGAAGGTAACATCGGCCGATACTGGGTACCGTTGTAGAGTATGTTAATAACAACGATAACCTTTTTGGCATCGATGATAACTAAGAAAGACACACTTTAGTGATCGAGCTAAGAGTTTATCAAGACCAGGAGAGAGATTGTGTACAAAACATGTGGACCCAAAGACTCGGGGAGGAATTGGGTGAAGTGGGGAATTGGGAAAAAGGATTGAATGAGGAATTTTATTGTTAAGGACAGATGAGGGCATGCGATTTATAAGATAATATGTTGTTAGCACACCATCCCCCCAAAACCGAAGTGGAACATTACCATGGAGAAGTAGGGTCCGAGTGGTTTCTACAAGATGCCGATTTTTACGTTCCGCTACCccgttttgttgaggtgtgtgagGGCAAGATGTTTGATGGAGAATACCATTGCGTGACATGAAATTCTAAAATTGTTGGGATAAATATTCACGGGCATTGTCACTTCTTAAGGTACGGATAGACACACCGAATTGAGTTCTTATTTCTTGATAGAATTGTTCAACAATAGAAAATAATTCAGATCTATTCTTCATTAAAAATAACCACGTGCAAcgtgaaaaatcatcaataaaggtgacaaaatacctagactcaagagtagagacagtacgcgagggaccccaaacatcggtgtgaactaaagcaaaaggggACGAAGCTCGTTTATTGACTCGATTGGGAAACTGGCCACGAGTGTGTTTCCGTAGTTGACACGACTCACAATGTAAATTAGATACCTTCGATAAATTTGGCACCAACTTATGTAGTTTGGAAAGACTGGAATGACCTAACTGAACATGGATAGTGAGTGGAGAATCTTTGGCTGAGCATGTCTGAGATGACACAGAGAGGTAATAAAGGCCTTGAGACTCACATCCGACACCAATTGTTTGTCCCGAACTCCGATCCTGCAGGGTAACATTATTATTAGTGAAAGTGACACTACAATCAAGAGAACGAGTTAAACGACTGACTGAAAAtaaattaaatggacaattagGTACATAGAGGACAGAAGTAACCGAGAGAGAAGGTAGAATTCGAACAGTACCAATCCCTTCGGATCGGGTTTGAGAATCATTGGCAGAAGTTATAGTAGGTAAGAAACCGGATGTAGAGAGGGGAGATAAAAGATTTTTATTACCGGTAACATAATCAAACGCACCAAAATCAAAGACCTAagatccaagagaagatgattgAGAGAGACAAGCAGGTGAATTACCAATGTGTGCTACCGAAGCAGTAGAATCTAAGTTCTGATAATTCTGATACCACTTGAGGAAATCATCGTAGTTTGGCGTAAAGTTACGAGGAGTAGCCGTGAGTATCGGATCTGAAACAATTGCCCTATGGAGAGTGGAGCGGTTGAAAAATTGCCGGGATTGGCCGTCAGATGTGTTGTCACGTGCGGAGGTTTCTGCCGATGAAAAGTGGGGAACGGCTGGATCGGAAGAGGCGCTTCTACTGGTAGGTTACCGAAGAATTTTGAAAAGTGAGAGGCAAACCGGAGTGATGACACGGTTTGCAAAAAAAAACAGAGTGATGACACGGTTTGCAACAAAAGAAAAATCTCACCGGAAGACAGTGGGTCAACCGGGTAAAGCACGACGAAGAAAGAATTGCCTCTTAGCAGACTCTAGATACCATGTTGAAATACAAGAGACTgagagacatttgaataaactGTGTGTTTTGAAAAACATTACGGAGACTTTATTATAAAGAGAGATtataactaattacatgatatagtcgatgtgggactatttgatatacaaatattcttaatattatatttacaaatatcaacagAATATAACAACGCTTAAATACCAAATTTATTCGATATCAAGTCAACTGTTTAAGGATGAATTGGGATTCGAGAATTCATGATATCCTACTTATTTATTTATAATAAGTAGTGAATTCAAATTCCTCAATGAATATGAAACTCCGTTTTTTCTATGTCGatgaataactttttctatggatGTTTTATTCTTTAGAAGGTAAGAGAAAAGATAAAACtaaaaataaagtattaaattgAATTATTAATCCATATTCAAGTTTGAAACTCATGTAATTAACCTCTTTTCTTGTTATCTTGTTATTAACTTTATAGAAGATTAAAAGAATTAACTTATTATTAAGTCCATAGAAGATCAAAAGAATTGACCGTTGACCGTTGAGCTATCTTCATTGTTAAAAATATATTCGCTTAAATTTTTACACACATATTAAGAAACACAATAATACTGTCATAAGATATTACTCTTTTACTAACTTAACTATAACTTCGCCATATTAATTAATGTGTTAGAAGTAGTGTATCAAATAATAATTATATGACAATTGAAAAAAGAACATTCATATGATTAGAAAATGAGAATGACAGTTCTTTAAAAAAAGAATTTATTTATTAAAACGACAAATTTAAAGTGAAAAGAGTAGTACGCAAGAAGGAACTACAAAATGTGTGATCATAATCACTGTCTAATAAATAGAAATCTGAAATGCATATCGATAGAGATACATTTTTTATATTTATCTACGAGatacattttttttaaataaaatttaggtacaatttaattgaattgtacttaatatattaaaaaaaaatcattccGAGCACTTTACTATTCTCCGTTTCTTTTTAATTGTAGTTTGagtaaaaaaaattgttttttttaattgacgttttcaaaaaaatttaaaatttgagGTAACATTAATAGTCGTTTTGTCAAAATTACTCCTAATTACTTattaaaaagagaaaaaaaaataataaataattaaaaatattatagATAAAAAGACAATCATTATGTAAAAAATAAATCATTATTTAAAAAGTAGTAAAAATTATTAACTTTCTTAATATgcataaaaaaaattaaaaaagaacGGAGGGAGTATTTTACAAGAAAATTGATTTACTTTGtcaaaaaattatttttcaaagTTTATGTAATTTTTGTTGACAAAATATTAAATTTAGAGTCAAATGTGGGAAAAAAGATTTAAAGCTATCAAACAAAGGTTTAGAGGTATGAAAGTAGCTCTTTTGAGTGTTGACATTTTCATTCTCCTCATTTTAAGAGGCAATTTTCTCATAACAAAAGATAACAGTTATGAAGAGTCATTGTGATGGAAAGAAGATTTAAAGCTATAAACAAAGGTTTAGAGGTATGAAAATAGCTCTTTTGAGTCTTAGACATTTTCAATGTGTTCATTTTAAGAATTTTCTTATGGTGATTAACAAATAAAGCCAacataaattttaaaaatataataaaattgtTTTCGCAGTATAAACATTGTCTAAAATGCATTCAACTTATGTCATCAAAATATGAGGAAAGAGGTAAACCAAGttcattaaaaaaacaaaaaagcTGAATTGAgttaattttaaaaataaaatatattaaaaagAACAAAACCAAATATTATCATTTACAACTTGAAAACAATATTCATTTATAAGCCTCTCCAGGGTAACATATAGTTCATTTATATTCATGTAGCACTTTCATATATAAAACGTGTTATAACTCTTGAAGTTGTGGAAGAATATATTCACACCAAAAAATGTCAGTGATTTATTGACAGATTTATCACGATGGATCGGAACTCTGGATGTTATGTTTGGTTATTTTAGTACAATCAAATGGTCCAatctcttgatttttcttcaCCTGTAAACCATAATGAAACAAAGAAATAAGCCATATACAACAATACATCATCAAAATAAAAAGCATATAGTCACCATGAACGAATTGAGAAAGTAACATTAATAATATGCAACTTTCTGATTGAGATAACCCTATAAACACATTTGTGTATGAAACTTTACCAAAGTGATATCAATGGTTGAGAATGGAGATTGGGGGGCTTTGGTGAAATGAAAAAGGTTGATACAGGGCCAGTGAAAAGGCATTTGTAAAGGATGTGAAATTCCATAAATGTTCCAGTCAACCTAATTCTAATGGGTTATCTAATCACAAAAATACAAATATCAAATGCCTAGTTCTAGTATTTACTTTTTTGAAGTTAATAATTGAATTCATAGAAATTATACACGAACAAGTGAGATTGCAAAACAATCTTACGCTTTGAATTTGAATCAAATCTAGATACTGAAGAATGGACCTACCGGTGACCAAGGGTTCGGTTCATTCTGGACTTTGTCAGGAGGAGAGTTTTGTACAGCGCCACTCTTCATCATTAAAATCTCCTGCAGACGCAACAAATAAGATGAATCCAACATGGCAAAAATCACCACATTGCAAAGAACTAATTGCTTTATGTAAAGTCAGGAGCCTTAACCTtaaaaacaagtttgattccacTGCCATATGCAATTCAAACAATGCAAGTAAACATTTAACACAAACAATTACTAACAATTAGCTAACTTTGACAGTTTAAAAAATCAATGCAAACATACATAAACATAAATATTAAAAAGGGGGCGATGTTAAAGGCCAAAAAAATGGCAATGTAAGACTtcaaaacagaaaaacaagttGGCATGAAATACTTTGTCAGGAAAAGAAACTTAGTAATTAGGGATTAAAAGTATTGATGTTAGCTTAAGAAATTTGAGTCACCTCTCCAGCTGCTTCTATTGCAGCTAACCATTCCTCAGTAAAGGGAGCAACATTCAGTGGAGGCTTCGCTATCGGAACTTCCTGCTTGGTTTTAGTTGCATCTATTTCGCTGCCACTCACAAAATTAACATTGGTCACTCAATATGTAACGCTTCAAAACTGTCTTAGATTTAAAATGGAGGCTGCCAAAACATAGATGAACAAAAGTTATACAACAAAAATGATACTCACAGATGAATTATTTTGCCGTTGTCTTCTTCTGGAAAGTCGATTTTGTCTTTTGACTGACTTGCCATGTCAGTATTAGGAGACTTATCATTCTCAAAGACAGTAGTTACAGCTGCATCTGATAAACTTTCACTGTTCACTGAACCAACTTCATTACCTTGTAGGATTGTTTCAATGAAGATTGAATTATCTGAATCTAGTAACTTCGATTTTTCACTTAAAAGACATTGCTCCTCAGATTTCCAAGCAACTGCACTAGTAAAGGGGCCTTCACTCACTTGAATAGAAGAATCTAAATCAGCAGAAATAGCATTCCTATTGAGTTTCACTGAACTAACTTCGCTGCCTTCTGGGATTGTTGCGTTGAAGATTGAATTCTCTGAAGCTaataattttgatttttcacTTAAAAGACAGGGGCCTTCACTCACATCAATAGAAGAACCTAATTCAGCAGAAATAGCGTTCTCATTGAGTTTCATTGAACTAACTTCGCTGCCTTGTGGGATTGTTGCATTGAAGATTGAATTCTCTGAAGCTaataattttgatttttcacTTAAAAGACATGGATCTTCACTCACTTTAGTAGAAGAATCAAATTCAGCAGAAATAACATTCTCGAGTTGAATTTCAACTGAAGGAGATATATCTAATGAACCTTCTTCTGCACCGTTGATTTGCAAAAGTTCCACTTTTTCATCGACACCTTGATTTCCATCTTTGTTTACAAGCATATCTGAACTTAGTAACTTTGAATTTTCACTTAAACTACACTGCTTCTCACATATCAAAGAAACTGCAGTTGAAAAGGGATCTTCACTCACTTCAATAGAAGAGTCAAATTCAGAAGAAAAAAAGTTCATATTGAGTTGAGTTTCAACTAAAGGCAGTATATCCGACAAACCTTCTTCAGCATCATTGATTTGCAAAAGTTCAACCTTGTCTTCCACATCATGATTTCCATCTTCTGCACCATTGATTTGCAAGAGTTCCACCTTTTCATCCACATCATGATTTCCATCTTCTACATCGTTGATTTGCAAAAGTTCCACCTTTTCATCCACATCATTGATTTGCAAAAGTTCCACCTTTTCGTCCACATCACAATTTCCATCGTCTGCACCATTGATTTGCAACAGTTCCACCTTTTCATCCACATCATGATTTCCATCTTCTGCACCATTGATTTGCAAGAGTTCCACCTTTTCATCCACATCATGATTTCCATCTTCTGCACCATTGATTTGCAAGAGTTCCGCCTTTTCATCCACGTCATGATTTCCATCTTCTACATCATTGATTTGCAAAAGTTCCACCGTTTTATCCACATCATTAATTTGCAAAAGTTCCACCTTTTCATCCACATCATTGATTTGCAAAAGTTCCACCTTTTCATCCACATCACGATTTCCATCTTCTGCACCATTGATTTGCAAGAGTTCCACCTTTTTATCCACGTCATGATTTCCATCTTCTACATCATTGATTTGCAAAATTTCCACCTTTTCATCCACATCATTAATTTGCAAAAGTTCCACCTTTTCATCCACATCATTGATTTGCAAAAGTTCCACCTTTTCATCCAAATCACGATTTCCATCTTCTGCACCAATGATTTGCAAGAGTTCCACCTTTCCATCCACATCATGATTTCCATCTTCTACATCATTGATTTGCAAAATTTCCACCTTTTCATCCACATCATTGATTTGCAAATGTTCCACCTTTTCATCCACATCATTGATCTGCAAAAGATCCACATTTTCATCCAAATCACAATTTCCATCTTCTGCACCATTGATTCGCAAGAGTTCCACCTTTTCATCCACATCATGATTTCCATCTTCCACATCATTGATTTGCAAAAGTTCCACCTTTTCATCTACATTATTGATTTGCAAAAGTTCCACCTTTTCATCCACATCACGATTTTTATCTTCTGCACCATTGATTTGCAAAAGTTCCACCTTTTCATCCACATCACGATTTCCATCTTCCGCCCCGTTGATTTGCAAGAGTTCCACCTTTTCATCCACGTCATGATTTCCATCTTCTACATCATTGAGTTGCAAAAGTTCCACCTTTTCATCCACATCATTGATTTGCAAAAGTTCCACCATTTCGTCCACATCATTTATTTGCAAAAGTTCCACCTTTTCGTCCACATCACGATTTCCATCTTCTGCACCATTGATTTGCAAGAGTTCCACCTTTTCATCCACATCATGATTTTCATCTTCTACATCATTGATTTGCAAAAGTTCCACCTTTTCATCCACATCCTTGATTTGCAACACAACATGATTTCCATCTTCTACATCATTGATTTGCAAAAGTTCCACCTTTTCATCCACATCATGATTTCCATCTTCTACATCATTGATTTGCAAGAGTTCCATCTTTTCATCCACATCATTGATTTGCAAAAATTCCGCCTTTTCATCCACATCATTGATTTGCAGAAGTTCCACCTTTCCATCGACATCATGATTTCCCTCTATGTTTACAGACATATCTTCAATATGATGATTGGTAGCATTGTGCTCATTGCTATGGAACCCGCATCCTTCAAATGCATCCTCAACTAAATTTTGCTCCTTGATTTCTGTAGATGAAACAATAACTTTTGGCAGAAAGTCACTATCCAAGTGAACATCCTGGGAATTTACAGCAACAACAGCACTAGACTTTTGAAACCCAGGAAGATAGGAATCTTCATTTATGTTATTATCATCTGCCAATGAAGATGCTGAAACAGTTATACAATTTTCACTCAACCTATCCAATTCAAACTCCGGAGTTCTATCACGGATTGCTTTTGAGTCAATAACCTGGTCACATTCCTTATCCACTGGGCTTCTCAGGATGAAACCTAATTGATCATCTACAGGAAGCTGACAGTCTTTGATCTCAATTATTTTAGATTCATCCTCAGAAGCGTCATTGATTCCTAGTATGGAATTTTCAGGAGAACCTTTGGAAAATAAGCTCGTCACATGAACTGGCTGAGAACTGTTCATATCAGAGATATTTTCTTTTTCCGGTCCAATTTCTTCTACACCACTAGGATTTAGAGCCTTGGGTTGGTCTGCCTGTAACTGCTGACTAACTGCGTCTAAATTACTTTGGGTGGTTTTTTTGCAATTGATTATGAGACTCTCGTTCAATAAATGCCCCTGTGCATCTCCTTCATATCTACCAAATTCATCAGCACCACAATTTACCTGTTCAGTATTCTTACACGGGGTTCCTTGTTTAGATCCTTCGGGGACAGTTTTGCAAAAATCATCAAGGCTAGAATTTAAAAGTGCAGTCTTGGCACTCTTGTATCCCTTAAACTCTCCTGAAAACTCTGCCTGTAGTATCAAACTTTCCTTGAAAGGCGGAATGTCACCGGTGGGCCCTTTGATTTGATCATCTTCATCTTGTCCTATGGTATTCTGCACAGTATTAGAAGTTCTCTGCATGATAGGAAAGAGCGTAGACTGTGGTTCCTGATATGAAGACCGGTCCCCATTTGACGTAACATCATATAACTTGTTATCCAGAGTGTGGTCGGCCTCTTTCTCCAACTGCTCATGTGTCTGACTCTTTTTAAGAAGTTCATTCTCATGTGTAGGTATTACCATGTTCTCCATGCTAGAAATGATCTCATTTTCATGTAGTTCTCCTTGCTCCTTGGATTTTAAGATGACATCATCAAGAATGTTTTCAACCTCTGCTTGCTTACTTATTATTTCAAAAATCGAAGAATCACAATCCCCTTCTACACCAGGCATCTGCTTATTGTCTATTTGCACGATTGCTTCTGGCTTGACATCTGAAAGGCTTAATTCCTTAGTGTCTGACACTTTCTCCAGAGTGTGGTCAGCCTCTTTCTCCAACTGCTCATGTGTCTGACTCTTTGTAAGAAATTCCTTTTCATGTGTAGGTAATACCATGTTCTCCATGCTAGAAATGATCTCATTTTCATGTAGTTCTCCTTGTTCCTTGGATTTTAAGATAACATCATCAAGAATGTTTTCAACCTCTGCTTGCTTACTTATTATTTCAAAAACCGAAGAATCACAATCCACTTCTACACCAGCCATCTGCTTATTGTCTATTTGCACGATTGCTTCTGGCTTGACATCTGAAAGGCTTAATTCCTTAGTGTCTGACACTTTCTCCAGAGTGTGGTCAGCCTCTTTCTCCAACTGCTCATGTGTCTGACTCTTCGTAAGAAATTCCTTTTCATGTGTAGGTAATACCATGTTCTCCATGCTTGAAATGATCTCATTTTCATGTAGTTCTCCTTGCTCCTTAGATTTTAAGATGACATCATCAAGAATGTTTTCAACCTCTGCTTGCTTACTTATTATTTCAAAAACCGAAGAATCACAATCCACTTCTACACCAGCCATCTGCTTATTGTCTATTTGCATGATTGCTTCTGGCTTGACGTCTGAAAGGCTTAATTCCTTAGTGTCTGACACTTTCTCCAGAGTGTGGTCAGCCTCTTTCTCCAACTGCTCATGTGTCTGACTCTTTGTAAGAAATTCCTTTTCACGTGTAGGTAATACCATGTTCTCCATGCTAGAAATGATCTCATTTTCATGTAGTTCTCCTTGTTCCTTGGATTTTAAGATGACATCATCAAGAATGTTTTCAACCTCTGCTTGCTTACTTATTATTTCAAAAATCGAAGAATCACAATCCACTTCTACACCAGCCATCTGCTTATTGTCTATTTGCACGATTGCTTCTGGCTTGACATCTGAAAGGCTTAATTCATTAGTGTCTGACATTTTCTCCAGAGTGTGGTCAGCGTCTTTCTCCAACTGCTCGTGTGTCTGACTCTTCGTAAGAAATTCCTTTTCATGTGTAGGTAATACCATGTTCTCCATGCTTGAAATGATCTCATTTTCATGTAGTTCTCCTTGCTCCTTAGATTTTAAGATGACATCATCAAGAATGTTTTCAACCTCTGCTTGCTTACTTATTATTTCAAAACTAGAAGAATCAAAATCCACTTCTACACCAGCCTTCTGCTTATTGTCTATTGGCACAATTGCTTCTGAGTTGACATCTGAATGGCTTAATTCCTTAGTACGATTCTTTGCTGCCCCTTTGACAATTTTGGACCTTGCTTCTTTAACAGAAACTGTTCCCAACTTCCTTAGTTTAGGAATGTTACTCTCTGAAGGTTTGCAGGGTATGGAGCTTTTCTGCAAGCTGTGTGAACCGGAAGCTTTTACCTGCAAAGCAAAAATAATAGGCATGGACGTGTGATCAATATGTGAGTGTCATTTTATTGATGCATGCTTCTAAATATGATATAGGGAAATGAACATAATAATCATACCTGAGAAAAGAAACCAATGGAGGGAGATGGCTTCCGTAGGCCTGATGATTTTATTGTCCCTGTTTGATGCGTTGTTTGATCCATTCTGGATGGTGGACGTAGTATGGAAACTGGGGTATCCTGTGCAGCAGGTCAAAAATATTTCAAGAGAATAATCAAATAATTTGTAGTTAAATAACAAAAAATACAAAATTGATGGAGTAAAAAATTGAATATTTGAGTAAGTACCCACCGAAAGTTTTCCAGCCTGCTTGGTAAGACTTCTACTAACAGAACACTTGTCAGCCATATCAACTTTAGGGATGCTTGGAACATATGTAGGATTTTTTGACAGGCTAGAGATGCTTGGTGTAGGATTTTTTGACATGCGAGGGATGCTTGGCGTAGGATTTTTTGATAGGCTAGGGATGCTTGGCGTAGGATTTTTTGGCAGGCCTAACATAATAAAAACGAGATCAATAAATTTGGGGACAGAAAAAAGAGGGATTTCACACTTCTGAAGTTAAGAATGCTGAAGTGAGAGATTCATTTTAAACGGAAAAGTGAAAAGTTAGTGATTGATTAAAAAAGCCAATAGTTGAGATTTCGATCATATGCATGTATTTTGACTAACAAACTACAAAGTTGTTTAAATTTCATCGTTGATCTTTGAATTGACTACTATAAAGTACTCACATTTTCCTTCTGAAGTGTATTCCTAGGTTTACAAGAGTTAAATCCAGAAAAAAGGATCAAATACAAACTACAGAACTTACTAGGATGTGCATTCTGATTTCTTTTTGAGGAACCTGAGCTCAACATTCCACTCCTAGTGGTAGTTGCATTTGCAGAAACATTGGATTTTGGTCCTGGTATCCCAGTGATTTTTGACTCTTTACTCGGCATTTTAGCGGTGTCAGTTATTTTTAGTTTTCAAAGGAGTTAAGGTAAGCACTTTCATTATTCAACAGAAATACATACAACTAAATTCCAGCACACACACACTAAAGAGACTCCACTCTGCAACAGTTTGAGTTAACTTCAAATTTATAAAATCACTTCAGCTAAAATAAGATTACAGTTTTTATTCATGAAAGTCTTTATAAAGTTTATAAAAGGTTATGGAGAAATTAAATGAGAAAAGTACCACAAAAAGTAAAGAAGCAGAAATTAATTACAACTTATTCAATATAAACTTTTTCTTTAAAAAACACATAGTTACAGTAAGATTCTTTCTACGTTTTTTCTCATAAGATTCTTCTTGACAAAGCTGACTGTTAATAAATATGCATCTAAACAAGCTTATAAAATCACTTCAGCTAAAATGAGTTTACAGTTTTTATTCATG from Lathyrus oleraceus cultivar Zhongwan6 chromosome 7, CAAS_Psat_ZW6_1.0, whole genome shotgun sequence encodes the following:
- the LOC127100429 gene encoding uncharacterized protein LOC127100429 isoform X40, whose translation is MPSKESKITGIPGPKSNVSANATTTRSGMLSSGSSKRNQNAHPSLPKNPTPSIPSLSKNPTPSIPRMSKNPTPSISSLSKNPTYVPSIPKVDMADKCSVSRSLTKQAGKLSDTPVSILRPPSRMDQTTHQTGTIKSSGLRKPSPSIGFFSQVKASGSHSLQKSSIPCKPSESNIPKLRKLGTVSVKEARSKIVKGAAKNRTKELSHSDVNSEAIVPIDNKQKAGVEVDFDSSSFEIISKQAEVENILDDVILKSKEQGELHENEIISSMENMVLPTHEKEFLTKSQTHEQLEKDADHTLEKMSDTNELSLSDVKPEAIVQIDNKQMAGVEVDCDSSIFEIISKQAEVENILDDVILKSKEQGELHENEIISSMENMVLPTREKEFLTKSQTHEQLEKEADHTLEKVSDTKELSLSDVKPEAIMQIDNKQMAGVEVDCDSSVFEIISKQAEVENILDDVILKSKEQGELHENEIISSMENMVLPTHEKEFLTKSQTHEQLEKEADHTLEKVSDTKELSLSDVKPEAIVQIDNKQMAGVEVDCDSSVFEIISKQAEVENILDDVILKSKEQGELHENEIISSMENMVLPTHEKEFLTKSQTHEQLEKEADHTLEKVSDTKELSLSDVKPEAIVQIDNKQMPGVEGDCDSSIFEIISKQAEVENILDDVILKSKEQGELHENEIISSMENMVIPTHENELLKKSQTHEQLEKEADHTLDNKLYDVTSNGDRSSYQEPQSTLFPIMQRTSNTVQNTIGQDEDDQIKGPTGDIPPFKESLILQAEFSGEFKGYKSAKTALLNSSLDDFCKTVPEGSKQGTPCKNTEQVNCGADEFGRYEGDAQGHLLNESLIINCKKTTQSNLDAVSQQLQADQPKALNPSGVEEIGPEKENISDMNSSQPVHVTSLFSKGSPENSILGINDASEDESKIIEIKDCQLPVDDQLGFILRSPVDKECDQVIDSKAIRDRTPEFELDRLSENCITVSASSLADDNNINEDSYLPGFQKSSAVVAVNSQDVHLDSDFLPKVIVSSTEIKEQNLVEDAFEGCGFHSNEHNATNHHIEDMSVNIEGNHDVDGKVELLQINDVDEKAEFLQINDVDEKMELLQINDVEDGNHDVDEKVELLQINDVEDGNHVVLQIKDVDEKVELLQINDVEDENHDVDEKVELLQINGAEDGNRDVDEKVELLQINDVDEKVELLQINDVDKTVELLQINDVEDGNHDVDEKAELLQINGAEDGNHDVDEKVELLQINGAEDGNHDVDEKVELLQINGADDGNCDVDEKVELLQINDVDEKVELLQINDVEDGNHDVDEKVELLQINGAEDGNHDVEDKVELLQINDAEEGLSDILPLVETQLNMNFFSSEFDSSIEVSEDPFSTAVSLICEKQCSLSENSKLLSSDMLVNKDGNQGVDEKVELLQINGAEEGSLDISPSVEIQLENVISAEFDSSTKVSEDPCLLSEKSKLLASENSIFNATIPQGSEVSSMKLNENAISAELGSSIDVSEGPCLLSEKSKLLASENSIFNATIPEGSEVSSVKLNRNAISADLDSSIQVSEGPFTSAVAWKSEEQCLLSEKSKLLDSDNSIFIETILQGNEVGSVNSESLSDAAVTTVFENDKSPNTDMASQSKDKIDFPEEDNGKIIHLEIDATKTKQEVPIAKPPLNVAPFTEEWLAAIEAAGEEILMMKSGAVQNSPPDKVQNEPNPWSPVKKNQEIGPFDCTKITKHNIQSSDPS